Proteins from one Streptomyces roseifaciens genomic window:
- a CDS encoding HRDC domain-containing protein — protein sequence MTDAQETAADTPLRTTGGAPPDDVVSAPIPLLEPREGIPPVVADNDALERVVAAFAAGTGPVAVDAERASGYRYGQRAYLVQLRREGAGSALIDPVGCPDLSALGDAIADAEWVLHAATQDLPCLREIGMTPTRLFDTELAGRLAGFARVGLGAMVENVLGYALEKGHSAVDWSTRPLPDPWLRYAALDVELLVDLRDALEEELDRQGKLEWARQEFDAIASAPPAPPRKDPWRRTSGMHKVRRRRQMAVVRELWTARDHVAQRRDVSPGKVLGDAAIVEAALNMPPNAHALAALPGYGHRMSRKQLEQWQAAIDRARAIPDAELPQPGQPLTGPPPPRAWADKDPEAAARLTAARTAVSELAERLTMPQENLITPDTVRRLCWEPPAHPTPEAVAEILSSHGARPWQVEQVTPALVKALTEAVV from the coding sequence GTGACCGACGCCCAAGAAACCGCAGCAGACACACCACTGCGAACCACCGGGGGCGCTCCCCCGGACGACGTCGTTTCGGCGCCGATCCCCCTACTGGAGCCACGCGAGGGCATCCCGCCGGTCGTCGCTGACAACGATGCCCTGGAGCGGGTCGTCGCGGCGTTCGCAGCCGGCACCGGCCCCGTCGCCGTCGACGCCGAGCGCGCCTCCGGATACCGCTACGGCCAGCGCGCCTACCTCGTCCAGCTGCGCCGTGAGGGCGCCGGCAGCGCGCTCATCGACCCGGTCGGCTGCCCCGACCTGTCCGCGCTCGGCGACGCCATCGCCGACGCCGAATGGGTGCTGCACGCAGCCACCCAGGACCTGCCGTGCCTGCGCGAGATAGGGATGACGCCGACGCGGCTGTTCGACACCGAGCTGGCCGGACGGCTCGCCGGGTTCGCACGGGTGGGTCTCGGAGCCATGGTGGAGAACGTCCTGGGGTACGCCCTGGAGAAGGGGCACTCCGCCGTCGACTGGTCGACCCGCCCCCTGCCCGACCCCTGGCTGCGCTACGCCGCGCTCGACGTGGAGCTCCTCGTCGACCTGCGCGACGCGCTGGAGGAGGAGCTGGACCGCCAGGGCAAGCTGGAGTGGGCCCGGCAGGAGTTCGACGCCATCGCCTCCGCCCCGCCCGCCCCGCCGCGCAAGGACCCCTGGCGCCGTACGTCCGGGATGCACAAGGTGCGCAGGCGCCGCCAGATGGCGGTGGTGCGCGAGCTGTGGACCGCCCGCGACCACGTGGCGCAGCGGCGCGACGTCTCTCCCGGCAAGGTGCTGGGCGACGCCGCGATCGTCGAGGCCGCGCTCAACATGCCGCCGAACGCGCACGCCCTGGCGGCCCTGCCCGGCTACGGGCACCGCATGAGCCGCAAGCAGCTGGAGCAGTGGCAGGCGGCGATCGACCGCGCCCGCGCCATCCCGGACGCCGAACTGCCGCAGCCGGGCCAGCCGCTGACCGGCCCTCCGCCGCCGCGTGCCTGGGCGGACAAGGACCCGGAGGCCGCGGCCCGCCTCACCGCGGCCCGCACGGCCGTCTCCGAGCTCGCCGAGCGCCTCACCATGCCGCAGGAGAACCTGATCACTCCGGATACGGTGCGGAGGCTGTGCTGGGAGCCGCCCGCGCATCCGACGCCGGAGGCGGTGGCGGAGATCCTCTCCTCCCACGGGGCGCGTCCGTGGCAGGTGGAGCAGGTGACCCCGGCCCTGGTGAAGGCCCTCACGGAGGCCGTGGTCTGA
- a CDS encoding response regulator transcription factor yields the protein MSVLLEQPASLAYRPNKPTAMVVVADPRVRSTVTRHLWALGVRDVIEASSIAEARPRVGNPRDICVADVHLPDGSGLTLLSETRAAGWPNGLALSAADDIGAVRNALAGGVKGYVVTGTRTNLGVPGRPGAAPIGSAAAARLHRRPPGAPGHPGGYRELSGREVEVLRLVAEGQSNKAIGVSMGLSALTVKSHLARIARKLGTGDRAGMVAVALRTGIIH from the coding sequence GTGTCCGTTCTCCTCGAGCAACCTGCGAGCCTCGCCTACCGCCCCAATAAACCGACGGCCATGGTGGTCGTCGCCGACCCCCGCGTCCGCTCCACCGTCACCCGGCACCTGTGGGCGCTGGGGGTGCGGGACGTGATCGAGGCGTCGTCCATCGCGGAGGCCCGCCCCCGAGTCGGCAACCCGCGCGACATCTGCGTTGCCGACGTCCACCTCCCCGACGGCTCCGGGCTCACCCTCCTGTCCGAGACCCGTGCCGCGGGCTGGCCCAACGGCCTGGCCCTGTCCGCCGCCGACGACATCGGCGCCGTGCGCAACGCCCTCGCGGGCGGCGTCAAGGGCTACGTCGTCACCGGCACCCGCACCAACCTCGGCGTCCCGGGCCGCCCCGGCGCCGCCCCCATCGGTTCCGCGGCCGCTGCCCGGCTGCACCGCCGCCCGCCCGGCGCGCCCGGCCACCCCGGCGGCTACCGCGAGCTCTCCGGCCGCGAGGTCGAGGTGCTGCGGCTGGTCGCGGAGGGCCAGTCCAACAAGGCCATCGGCGTCTCCATGGGGCTGTCCGCCCTCACCGTCAAGAGTCACCTCGCCCGGATCGCCCGCAAGCTCGGCACCGGGGACCGGGCCGGCATGGTCGCCGTGGCGCTGCGGACCGGCATCATCCACTGA
- a CDS encoding DUF3000 domain-containing protein codes for MAAAQGHLSDGPDDADGEDSPSVFRQAVAGLQGVRLRPEIELDATPPPQRLAPYSYALEAAVVVDDQELADGRLILLHDPAGHEAWGGTFRLVTLVHADLEPEMAADPLLPEVCWSWLTGALEARRVPYGAPSGTVTRAGSHYFGGLRDREPSTRIEIRASWSPVPPAGKPVRAVHGGKAGAAEGDAAEGAAGVPDTAAHLAAWCDLLCQIAGLPPGGGPDAGVVTLPQRRDPQSR; via the coding sequence ATGGCTGCGGCGCAGGGACACCTCTCGGACGGTCCGGACGACGCGGATGGGGAGGACTCCCCGTCCGTCTTCCGGCAAGCGGTCGCCGGGCTGCAAGGGGTGCGCCTGCGGCCGGAGATCGAACTCGACGCGACCCCGCCGCCCCAGCGGCTCGCCCCCTACTCGTACGCGCTGGAGGCCGCGGTCGTCGTCGACGACCAGGAACTGGCCGACGGGCGGCTGATCCTGCTGCACGACCCGGCCGGTCACGAGGCCTGGGGCGGCACGTTCCGGCTGGTGACGCTCGTCCACGCCGACCTGGAGCCGGAGATGGCGGCCGACCCGCTGCTGCCCGAGGTGTGCTGGTCCTGGCTGACCGGCGCCCTGGAGGCGCGCCGCGTGCCCTACGGGGCGCCGAGCGGGACGGTGACGCGTGCGGGGTCGCACTACTTCGGCGGCCTGCGGGACCGCGAGCCGTCCACGCGCATCGAGATCCGGGCCTCCTGGTCGCCCGTGCCCCCCGCGGGGAAGCCCGTACGGGCGGTCCACGGCGGGAAGGCGGGCGCGGCCGAAGGGGACGCGGCCGAGGGTGCCGCCGGGGTCCCGGACACGGCGGCCCACCTGGCCGCGTGGTGCGACCTGCTGTGCCAGATCGCGGGCCTGCCGCCGGGCGGGGGCCCGGACGCGGGGGTAGTAACGCTGCCCCAACGAAGGGACCCCCAAAGCCGCTGA
- the hemE gene encoding uroporphyrinogen decarboxylase, with translation MSERRDAGQPAGQQQTGRTAAYDSAFLRACRREPVPHTPVWFMRQAGRSLPEYRKVREGIPMLESCMRPELVTEITLQPVRRHGVDAAIFFSDIVVPLKAVGIDLDIKPGVGPVVAEPIRTRADLDRLRPLDASDVSYVTEAVRMLTAELGTTPLIGFAGAPFTLASYLIEGGPSRTYENTKAMMYGDPELWADLVDRLAGITSAFLDVQIAAGASAVQLFDSWAGALAPAEYRKYVMPASAKVFDAVAHHGVPRIHFGVGTGELLGLMGEAGADVVGVDWRVPMDEAARRVGPGRALQGNLDPAVLFAGHKAVELKAREVLDAASGLEGHVFNLGHGVLPNTNPEALTRLVEYVHEQTAR, from the coding sequence ATGAGTGAGCGCAGGGATGCCGGCCAGCCCGCCGGCCAGCAGCAGACCGGCCGCACGGCGGCGTACGACTCGGCGTTCCTGCGGGCGTGCCGGCGCGAGCCGGTGCCGCACACGCCGGTGTGGTTCATGCGGCAGGCCGGACGGTCGCTGCCGGAGTACCGCAAGGTGCGCGAGGGCATTCCGATGCTGGAGTCCTGCATGCGGCCCGAGCTGGTCACCGAGATCACCCTGCAGCCCGTGCGCCGGCACGGCGTCGACGCCGCGATCTTCTTCAGCGACATCGTGGTGCCGCTGAAGGCCGTCGGCATCGACCTCGACATCAAGCCGGGCGTGGGCCCGGTCGTCGCCGAGCCGATCCGCACCCGCGCCGACCTGGACCGGCTCCGCCCGCTCGACGCCTCCGACGTCTCCTACGTCACCGAGGCCGTCCGCATGCTGACGGCCGAGCTCGGCACGACCCCTCTCATCGGCTTCGCCGGTGCGCCGTTCACGCTCGCGAGCTACCTCATCGAGGGCGGCCCGTCGCGCACGTACGAGAACACCAAGGCCATGATGTACGGCGACCCGGAGCTGTGGGCCGACCTCGTCGACCGCCTCGCCGGCATCACGTCCGCCTTCCTCGACGTTCAGATCGCGGCCGGCGCCTCCGCCGTCCAGCTCTTCGACTCCTGGGCGGGCGCCCTCGCCCCGGCCGAGTACCGCAAGTACGTCATGCCGGCCTCGGCCAAGGTCTTCGACGCGGTCGCCCACCACGGCGTGCCCCGCATCCACTTCGGCGTGGGCACGGGCGAGCTCCTCGGCCTCATGGGCGAGGCCGGCGCGGACGTCGTGGGCGTCGACTGGCGCGTCCCGATGGACGAGGCCGCCCGCCGCGTCGGCCCCGGCAGGGCCCTGCAGGGCAACCTCGACCCGGCCGTCCTCTTCGCCGGTCACAAGGCGGTGGAGCTGAAGGCCCGTGAGGTCCTGGACGCGGCGTCCGGCCTGGAGGGCCACGTCTTCAACCTGGGCCACGGCGTCCTGCCGAACACCAACCCGGAAGCGCTGACGCGCCTGGTGGAGTACGTGCACGAGCAGACCGCGCGGTAG
- a CDS encoding alkene reductase gives MTTAFDPIDLAGLRLANRIAMAPMTRSRAGRGGTATDLTAEYYAQRASAGLIITEGVQPSVVGQGYPWTPGLHSAEQVAAWRKVTDAVHAEGGRIFAQLMHTGRIGHPVLLPDGLTPVGPSAVAAQGSTFTPEGMKDFVTPRELTGEEVRATIADYATAARNAIEAGFDGVELHGANGYLIHQFLAPGSNRRTDEWGGGVENRIRFAVETVKAVAAGIGAARTALRISPANPLHSIEEPDAEATYTALVDAIEPLGLAYLHIMEGLDIRELTLELRKRFSGVLVLNAFTDGPTGPDALSLVEDGTTDIVSYGQLFISNPDLPARLEAGGPFNAADRANFYGGEGAKGYTDYPALSN, from the coding sequence ATGACCACCGCTTTCGACCCGATCGACCTCGCCGGCCTCCGCCTCGCCAACCGCATAGCGATGGCCCCGATGACCCGCAGCCGCGCCGGCCGGGGTGGCACGGCCACCGATCTGACCGCCGAGTACTACGCGCAGCGCGCCTCCGCCGGCCTGATCATCACGGAAGGCGTCCAGCCCTCCGTCGTCGGCCAGGGCTACCCCTGGACCCCGGGGCTGCACAGCGCCGAGCAGGTCGCCGCCTGGCGCAAGGTCACCGATGCGGTGCACGCCGAGGGCGGCCGGATCTTCGCGCAGCTCATGCACACCGGCCGCATCGGGCACCCGGTGCTGCTGCCCGACGGCCTGACGCCGGTGGGCCCCTCCGCGGTCGCCGCCCAGGGCAGCACCTTCACCCCCGAGGGCATGAAGGACTTCGTCACGCCCCGCGAGCTGACCGGCGAGGAGGTCCGCGCCACCATCGCCGACTACGCGACCGCCGCCCGCAACGCGATCGAGGCCGGCTTCGACGGCGTGGAGCTGCACGGCGCCAACGGCTACCTGATCCACCAGTTCCTCGCGCCCGGCTCCAACCGGCGTACCGACGAGTGGGGCGGCGGCGTCGAGAACCGCATCCGCTTCGCCGTCGAGACCGTCAAGGCCGTCGCCGCCGGGATCGGTGCCGCCAGGACCGCCCTGCGGATCTCCCCCGCGAACCCGCTGCACTCGATCGAGGAGCCCGACGCCGAGGCGACCTACACCGCGCTGGTCGACGCCATCGAGCCGCTCGGCCTGGCCTACCTGCACATCATGGAGGGCCTCGACATCCGCGAGCTCACCCTGGAGCTGCGCAAGCGGTTCTCCGGGGTCCTGGTCCTCAACGCCTTCACCGACGGCCCGACCGGCCCGGACGCCCTCTCGCTCGTCGAGGACGGCACCACCGACATCGTCAGCTACGGGCAGCTGTTCATCTCCAACCCCGACCTGCCCGCCCGCCTTGAGGCCGGCGGCCCGTTCAACGCCGCGGACCGCGCGAACTTCTACGGCGGCGAGGGCGCCAAGGGCTACACCGACTACCCGGCGCTGAGCAACTGA
- a CDS encoding MarR family winged helix-turn-helix transcriptional regulator produces the protein MSGPTPPPCPDAAAGLPLCSGGGGQVSHAIARVARAHRIAAGNLLRRLGLYAGQELLMMRLWETGPQRQSELIKLMGLDPSTVTRMVQRLEQAGLVTRSPCPGDRRAVLVETTAAGEALRKDVEQVWQELEERTLAGLPEDDRKELARLLSHLEGNLTGC, from the coding sequence ATGTCCGGCCCCACCCCGCCGCCCTGTCCCGACGCCGCCGCCGGCCTGCCGCTGTGCTCCGGGGGCGGCGGCCAGGTCAGTCACGCCATCGCCCGCGTCGCCCGGGCCCACCGCATCGCCGCCGGCAACCTGCTGCGGAGGCTCGGGCTCTACGCCGGGCAGGAGCTGCTGATGATGCGCCTGTGGGAGACCGGCCCGCAGCGCCAGTCCGAGCTGATCAAGCTGATGGGCCTCGACCCCTCGACCGTGACCCGCATGGTGCAGCGGCTGGAGCAGGCCGGCCTGGTCACCCGGTCCCCCTGCCCCGGCGACCGCCGTGCCGTCCTGGTGGAGACCACGGCGGCGGGCGAGGCCCTGCGCAAGGACGTGGAGCAGGTGTGGCAGGAGCTGGAGGAACGCACCCTCGCCGGCCTCCCGGAGGACGACCGCAAGGAGCTGGCCCGGCTCCTGTCGCACCTGGAGGGCAACCTCACGGGCTGCTGA
- a CDS encoding nitroreductase/quinone reductase family protein: protein MSSASSFNQSVIDEFRANGGKVGGPFEGGDLLLLTTTGARSGVERTTPLGYVRHDGLLMVVGSNLGAPSHPDWYHNLLAHPVVRVEIGTEQYEAVAVPAEGERRDRLFAHVVNAAPGYGEYQEKTTRTLPVVVLEPAAADADADVDAGAVAPAPVRTLADKLLEVHVWLRAQLKHVREETDAHFAARAAHQGPGEPPAPGLGLQIRQHCLAFCQSLEFHHVSEDRHMFPAMEAHHPHLAGAFARLRAEHRTVARIQEDLSALLADVGGADPDRFRAELERMSAELTAHLDYEEETLLPLLAGVPFPPVP from the coding sequence ATGTCCAGCGCGTCTTCCTTCAACCAGTCCGTCATCGACGAGTTCCGGGCCAACGGCGGAAAGGTCGGCGGCCCCTTCGAGGGCGGCGACCTGCTGTTGCTGACCACGACCGGTGCGCGGTCCGGCGTGGAGCGCACCACGCCGCTCGGCTATGTGCGCCACGACGGCCTGCTCATGGTCGTCGGGTCCAACCTCGGCGCCCCGAGCCACCCGGACTGGTACCACAACCTGCTGGCCCACCCCGTCGTGCGCGTGGAGATCGGCACCGAACAGTACGAGGCGGTCGCGGTGCCCGCCGAAGGGGAGCGCCGGGACCGGCTGTTCGCGCACGTGGTGAACGCCGCGCCCGGCTACGGCGAGTACCAGGAGAAGACCACGCGCACCCTGCCGGTCGTGGTCCTGGAGCCTGCCGCGGCCGATGCCGATGCCGATGTCGACGCCGGGGCCGTTGCCCCCGCCCCGGTGAGGACCCTCGCCGACAAGCTCCTGGAGGTGCACGTCTGGCTCCGCGCGCAGCTGAAGCACGTACGCGAGGAGACCGACGCCCACTTCGCCGCGCGGGCGGCGCACCAGGGGCCGGGCGAGCCGCCGGCGCCGGGGCTCGGTCTGCAGATCCGCCAGCACTGCCTGGCGTTCTGCCAGTCGCTGGAGTTCCACCACGTCAGCGAGGACCGGCACATGTTCCCGGCGATGGAGGCCCACCACCCCCACCTCGCCGGCGCCTTCGCCCGGCTGCGCGCCGAGCACCGCACGGTCGCCCGCATCCAGGAGGACCTGAGCGCCCTCCTGGCCGACGTCGGCGGCGCCGACCCCGACCGTTTCCGCGCGGAGCTGGAGCGGATGTCGGCGGAGCTGACGGCGCACCTGGACTACGAGGAGGAGACGCTCCTGCCGCTCCTGGCCGGGGTCCCCTTCCCGCCCGTCCCGTAG
- a CDS encoding DMT family transporter, with protein sequence MLGVTALWGWSYVVVQDAVALLPVPAFLAYRFLGAAAVIGLFQARAPGRITAREALGGTVAGGVLFTAYALQTVGLEDTTVSNAAFITGLAVVFTPLLGALVLRTPPRAHQAAGAALALAGLSLLTLKGLSVNRGDVLMLACALSFTVQNVLLAHLGPGTRTGPLTLVQLAVVGLAGLLWSLATGSLAAPSGQTVWLALAVTAVPGSALAFFVKTKAFATSSPHRIALIMAMEPVFAGVSGYWLSGDTFTAVNLCGAALIVSAILLAETGRRRAAPRRRRGDRASGDLRR encoded by the coding sequence ATGCTGGGGGTCACGGCACTGTGGGGCTGGAGCTACGTCGTCGTCCAGGACGCCGTCGCCCTCCTGCCCGTCCCGGCGTTCCTCGCCTACCGCTTCCTGGGTGCGGCGGCCGTCATCGGCCTCTTCCAGGCCCGTGCACCGGGGCGGATCACGGCGCGTGAAGCACTGGGCGGAACCGTCGCGGGCGGCGTGCTCTTCACGGCGTACGCGCTGCAGACCGTCGGCCTCGAGGACACCACCGTGTCGAACGCCGCCTTCATCACCGGCCTCGCCGTGGTCTTCACCCCGCTGCTCGGGGCGCTCGTCCTCCGCACACCACCCCGCGCGCACCAGGCCGCGGGCGCCGCCCTGGCGCTGGCCGGGCTGTCACTGCTCACCCTCAAAGGGCTGTCGGTGAACCGCGGCGACGTCCTGATGCTGGCCTGCGCCCTGTCCTTCACGGTGCAGAACGTCCTCCTCGCGCACCTCGGCCCCGGTACCCGCACCGGACCCCTCACCCTCGTCCAACTGGCCGTGGTGGGCCTGGCGGGGCTCCTGTGGTCCCTCGCCACCGGATCCCTCGCCGCCCCCTCCGGGCAAACCGTCTGGCTGGCCCTGGCCGTGACCGCGGTCCCCGGCTCGGCCCTCGCCTTCTTCGTCAAGACCAAGGCCTTCGCGACCTCGTCCCCCCATCGCATCGCCCTGATCATGGCGATGGAACCGGTCTTCGCCGGCGTCTCCGGCTACTGGCTCTCCGGAGACACCTTCACCGCCGTCAACCTCTGCGGCGCCGCACTGATCGTCTCCGCGATACTCCTCGCGGAGACGGGACGGCGGCGCGCTGCGCCCCGCCGCCGCCGGGGTGACCGCGCATCCGGTGATCTTCGGCGTTGA
- a CDS encoding 2OG-Fe(II) oxygenase family protein, with protein MDLSSEKAVAEIGEVCRRSGFFSVRGHGIPAALVTSAFEETARFYARPLREKTEFNAGMRSQFLGYRSVGQEKSTSHAGGEACEQYRIGRTTGALASGRPADFYHEPFRRCSGLFERMAVLGDTLLSACAEGLAQSGDFFDPYLKPPMHRLGLNHYKVGYGAEIANTVDYAMSPHIDHALFTVVAQDEPGLEVRGADGDWTPVPVVPDAFFVFLGDYLQRWTNGTYKAVFHRVGPVTTDRMSIQYKHRPSYSTVVAPLDPFVSAANPPRYEPFDTGSQYASLLASLIGDREAAP; from the coding sequence GTGGACCTGTCATCGGAAAAGGCGGTCGCCGAGATCGGCGAAGTGTGCCGGCGGAGCGGGTTCTTCTCCGTGCGCGGCCACGGCATTCCGGCCGCCCTGGTCACGTCGGCGTTCGAGGAGACGGCGCGGTTCTACGCACGTCCGCTCCGGGAGAAGACCGAGTTCAATGCCGGTATGCGCTCCCAGTTCCTGGGCTACCGGAGCGTGGGCCAGGAGAAGAGCACTTCGCACGCCGGTGGCGAGGCCTGCGAGCAGTACCGGATCGGGAGGACGACCGGTGCCCTGGCGTCGGGGCGGCCGGCCGACTTCTACCACGAGCCTTTCCGGCGGTGCAGCGGCCTCTTCGAGCGCATGGCCGTCCTGGGCGACACTCTCCTGTCGGCCTGCGCCGAGGGCCTCGCCCAGAGCGGCGATTTCTTCGATCCGTACCTGAAGCCGCCGATGCACCGGCTGGGCCTCAACCACTACAAGGTCGGATACGGTGCGGAGATCGCCAATACGGTCGACTACGCGATGTCACCACACATCGATCACGCCCTTTTCACCGTCGTCGCACAGGACGAACCCGGCTTGGAAGTGCGCGGCGCGGACGGCGACTGGACGCCGGTTCCGGTGGTTCCTGACGCCTTCTTCGTGTTCCTCGGCGACTATCTGCAGAGGTGGACGAACGGCACGTACAAGGCGGTGTTCCATCGTGTCGGCCCGGTGACCACCGACAGGATGTCCATCCAGTACAAGCACCGGCCCTCCTACAGCACGGTGGTCGCGCCGCTGGACCCGTTCGTCTCCGCAGCGAATCCGCCCCGGTACGAACCGTTCGACACGGGGAGCCAGTACGCGTCCCTGCTCGCATCCCTCATCGGGGACCGGGAGGCCGCTCCCTGA
- a CDS encoding FAD-dependent oxidoreductase, whose product MAVQRLVVVGGDAAGMSAASRARRLRGPGELEITAFERGRFTSYSACGIPYWAGGVVDGPDALIARTPEEHRGRGIDVRMRTEVTGLDLGRQRVLARDLESGEECWHGFDHLVLATGARPVRPPLEGIDAPGVHGVQTLEDGRALVGALNGGAAGRRAVVVGAGYIGVEMAEAIVRRGYAVTVVERSSQPMATLDPDMGGLVRDAMTGMGIEVVTDTEVTAVRTGPDGKARAVATDAGDFPADVVVLGLGVRPETTLARAADLPLGASGGLLTDRSMRVRGHENVWAGGDCVEVLDLVSGRTRHIALGTHANKHGQVIGTNVTGGRATFPGVVGTAVSKVCDLEIARTGLLEAQAREEGLRYVTATIESTSRAGYYPGARPMTVKMLAEHGTGRLLGVQIVGREGAAKRVDVAAVALTAGMTVDQLTSLDLGYAPPFSPVWDPVLVAARRAAAEVASPG is encoded by the coding sequence ATGGCCGTGCAGCGACTCGTGGTCGTCGGAGGCGACGCAGCGGGCATGTCCGCCGCGTCCCGGGCGCGCAGGCTCCGCGGGCCCGGCGAGCTGGAGATCACCGCGTTCGAGCGCGGCCGGTTCACGTCCTACTCCGCGTGCGGCATCCCATATTGGGCCGGCGGCGTGGTCGACGGCCCGGACGCGCTGATCGCCCGCACCCCGGAGGAGCACCGCGGCCGCGGCATCGACGTACGGATGCGCACCGAGGTGACCGGGCTCGACCTCGGCCGGCAGCGCGTCCTCGCCCGCGACCTGGAGTCGGGCGAGGAGTGCTGGCACGGCTTCGACCACCTCGTCCTCGCCACCGGCGCCCGCCCGGTGCGCCCGCCCCTGGAGGGCATCGACGCACCGGGCGTGCACGGGGTGCAGACCCTGGAGGACGGCCGGGCGCTCGTCGGCGCACTGAACGGCGGCGCGGCGGGCCGCCGGGCGGTCGTGGTCGGCGCGGGATACATCGGCGTCGAGATGGCGGAGGCGATCGTCCGGCGCGGCTACGCGGTGACCGTCGTCGAGCGCTCCTCACAGCCGATGGCCACCCTCGACCCCGACATGGGCGGGCTCGTGCGCGACGCCATGACCGGCATGGGCATCGAGGTGGTGACGGACACCGAGGTCACCGCCGTACGGACCGGGCCGGACGGCAAGGCCCGGGCGGTCGCCACCGATGCCGGCGACTTCCCCGCCGACGTGGTCGTCCTCGGGCTCGGCGTGCGCCCCGAGACGACGCTGGCCCGCGCGGCGGACCTGCCCCTGGGCGCGTCCGGCGGGCTGCTCACCGACCGGTCCATGCGGGTGCGCGGGCACGAGAACGTCTGGGCCGGCGGCGACTGCGTCGAGGTCCTCGACCTCGTCTCCGGCCGCACCCGGCACATCGCCCTCGGCACCCACGCCAACAAGCACGGCCAGGTCATCGGCACCAACGTCACCGGCGGCCGCGCCACGTTCCCCGGCGTGGTCGGCACGGCCGTCAGCAAGGTCTGCGACCTGGAGATCGCCCGCACCGGCCTGCTGGAGGCCCAGGCGCGCGAGGAGGGCCTGCGATACGTGACCGCCACCATCGAGTCGACGAGCCGCGCCGGCTACTACCCCGGCGCCCGCCCCATGACGGTCAAAATGCTCGCCGAGCACGGCACGGGCCGCCTCCTGGGCGTCCAGATCGTAGGGCGCGAGGGCGCGGCGAAACGCGTCGACGTGGCGGCGGTCGCCCTCACCGCGGGCATGACGGTCGATCAGCTGACGTCCCTGGACCTGGGCTACGCCCCGCCGTTCTCACCGGTCTGGGATCCGGTGCTGGTGGCGGCGAGGCGGGCTGCGGCGGAGGTGGCCTCCCCGGGGTGA
- the pcaG gene encoding protocatechuate 3,4-dioxygenase subunit alpha, producing the protein MLPPTPSQTVGPYYGTALPFPGGGDLAPPGHPGAVTLHGHVYDGEGTPVPDALLEFWQAAPDGSLAGAPGSLRRDGRAFTGFARVPTCRDGHYELHTLLPGGVPYLALCVLARGLDHHLFTRVYVTEPPGDPLLSALPPQRRATLRARPEPGRPNTYRFDVKLQGEDETVFLEWRHQQLHRNDEG; encoded by the coding sequence ATGCTGCCCCCGACGCCCTCCCAGACCGTCGGCCCCTACTACGGCACCGCGCTGCCCTTCCCCGGCGGCGGCGACCTCGCACCGCCGGGACACCCGGGGGCGGTCACCCTTCACGGCCACGTCTACGACGGCGAGGGCACGCCCGTGCCCGACGCCCTGCTGGAGTTCTGGCAGGCGGCCCCGGACGGCTCGCTCGCCGGGGCGCCGGGCAGCCTGCGCCGCGACGGCAGGGCCTTCACCGGCTTCGCCCGCGTCCCCACCTGCCGGGACGGGCACTACGAGCTGCACACCCTGCTGCCGGGCGGCGTGCCGTACCTCGCCCTGTGCGTCCTCGCGCGCGGGCTCGACCACCACCTCTTCACCCGGGTGTACGTCACCGAGCCGCCCGGAGACCCGCTGCTGTCCGCGCTGCCGCCGCAACGGCGGGCGACGCTGCGGGCGCGGCCCGAGCCCGGACGGCCGAACACGTACCGCTTCGATGTGAAGCTGCAGGGGGAAGACGAGACGGTGTTCCTGGAGTGGCGGCATCAGCAGCTGCACAGGAACGACGAAGGCTGA